The Streptomyces sp. NBC_00569 genomic sequence CACCGCCGACGCCTACCGGATGCGGATCCTCAACATCGCGGTGCCGCAGCTCTTCGGCGCGGTCGGCGTGACGGTCGGGGCGTCCGTGTTCGGGCACGGCTGGGCCGCCGTCGCCACGGTCACGGGCGTGGCGCTCCTCTCCGGGATGATCTCGACGATCGGCGCGGTCGCCTCGGTGTCCGGGCTGCTGCTCCTGCTCAACTGCGTGATCGGCGCCGGGCTGCCCCTGCCGGGTCCGTGGTGGCTCGCGCCGCTCCTGATGACGGGTGGCGGACTCCTCGTCCTCGCGCTCGCGCTGCTCGCCTGGCCGTTGCGGTCCGGGGTGCCGGAACGCGCGGCCGTCGCCGCCACGTACCGCTCCGTCGCGAATCTGCTCGCGTCGGCGGCCGACCCCGAGAACTACGCCGAGACCCGCTTCGCCGTCACCCAGTCCTTCAACCAGGCCTACGACCTCGTCCTCGCCCGGCGCGCCCTCGCCCACGGCCGCAACCCCGAACTGGTGCGCCTGCTCGCCCTGTTGAACGCGCTCACCCCGATCGCCGAGGCCGCGCCCGCCGCCCACCAGCACGGGGTGCCGCTCCCCGCCGCCGTCCCCGACGCCGTACGCCGCCTGGCCGACGCCGTCGCCACCGGCAGCACCGACGCGGGGCCCCTCGACCTGCCCGCACCCGAAGGACCCGCCGCCCGCGCCGTCGACCACGCGGTGCGGCACGCCGCCGACCTCGTCACCAGCAAGAACACGGACCCCCACCGCGGCCTCGACGCCGACCGTCTCGGCCGGCCCGCCGTCCTGCGCGTGCGCGCCCTCCGCGCCGCGCGCAGCGTCGTGCTGTCCGGCTCCTCCTGGCGCTACGGGCTGCGGCTGGCCGTGTGCATCGGCATCGCCCAGGTCCTCGTCTCGACGGTGCCGGTCCCGCGCTCCTACTGGGTGGCGCTGACCATCACGTTCGTCCTCAAGCCCGACTTCGGCTCGGTGTTCTCGCGGGCCGTCCTGCGCGCGCTCGGCACGGCGGTCGGGCTCGTACTCGCCACGGTGGTCCTCGCCGAGGTGCCCCGCGGGTGGTGGGACGTGCCCGTGCTGATGGCCCTCGCCGCGCTCATCCCGGCGCTCACCCCGCGCGGCTACGGCTATCAGACCGCCGCCATCACGCCGGCCATCCTGCTGCTGTCCGACACCCTCAACCACCAGGGCATCGGGCTCGTCCTGCCACGGCTCCTGGACAGCCTCATGGGCTGCGCCATCGCGCTGGTCGCCGGATATCTGCTGTGGCCCGAGAGCTGGCACACCCGCATCGGGGACCGGCTCGCCGACGCCGTCGCGGACACCGCGACGTACGTGGAGCGCGCGTTCGGGGCGTCCGCTGACCCGGACGTCCCGGCCGCCCGCGCGCGGATGCGCCGCCGGCTCTACCGCGACCTGTCCGTCATCCGCTCGGAGTTCCAGCGCGCCCTGACCGAACCGCCGCCCACGGGGCGCCTCGCCGCCGCCTGGTGGCCGCTCGTCGTCGCCGTGGAACGCATCGTGGACGCGACGACCGCGGCGCGGGTCCGGGTCAAGCAGGGGGCGCCGCCGCCGGGGCCCGCCGAGGTGGCGCAGGCCGCGGGGCAGCTGCGGGAGCTGGCACAGGGGCTGCGCGCTGCCGACGTCCTGAAGGGGGTGCGCGCCGACTTCAGCGAGGCGGACCGCGACGGGGTGCTGGAACCCGTACGCCAGGAGGTCGCGGCCGCCCGCTCCATCGCCTCACCGCACTGAGGCCGGCAGCCGCCACGGGACGCGGATGCGGGCCGCCCCGGGGAGGGGACGGCCCGCATCGGTGTGGGGGGTGGCTCCGGTACGCCGGACGATGATGGTCGGCCGGTGAGGGTCAGCCGGTCGTGGCGGACTTCTCCAGCGACTTCACGGCCTTCGCGAAGCCGTTGGCCCACAGCTGGTTGACGCGGGACTTCTCGTTCGCGTCCGGGTACGGGTTCGTGCAGGACGGGCCCGGGCCGCCGCCCGACATCAGCTCGCTGCACGGCCCCTCGTAGTGGTCGGGGAGCCCGAGGACGTGACCGGTCTCGTGCGCGGTCACACGGGTGGAGTCGTACTGCTGGTTCTGCGCGTAGTCCAGGAAGATGTATCCGCTGCCGTGCCCGTCCGTGGACGCGTACGAGCCGCGCGAGTCGTTGCCCTCGTAGTAGGCGAAGTCGCCGCCGCCCGAGGACGCCTGGAGCTTCACGTTCGACACGGAGGAGTTCCATATCGACGTGCTGTTGGCTATCTGCTGCGCGAAGGACGGGGCGCCCGACGCGTCGTACGTGACGGTGACCGACGCGGCGTGCGGGTGCGCGGCGCGCTTCTGCGCGACCGACTTCAGGACGGCCTGGAAGAACGCCTTGTTGGCGGCGGCCTCCTCGGCCGAACCCGCGTAGTGGGTGTAGCCGGCGACGACCGGGGCCGGGGCGGCGGACGCGGGGGCCGCGGTGGCGAGCGCGCCGGCGGCCATGCCGATGCCGACCGCGACCGAGGCGCAGCGCAGGGAGAGCTTCATGTGGGGGGCTCCTCCTCGTTCCGTGAGTGGGGGTTACGTGAACGGTTCGGTACGAGGGAGAGTGTGGAGGTGCCCGGGACCCCTGGGGATGATGGCAATTGGCGATAGGGCGGAGCTATCACCCGCCCAACTCGCCCGTTTCGGTTCGCATTTGGACGTCTGGTGCGACCTCCGCGACCGCCTTACGCTCGATGCCCATGGAGCTCGAGGTGAGACACCTGCGCGCGCTGTGCGCCATCGACGACACCGG encodes the following:
- a CDS encoding FUSC family protein; its protein translation is MRPESPARHLAPPDWLVRSLRPHPAPIPWAAVARAALALSLPLAIGLAAGQPAYGALASMGALSGVIGDTADAYRMRILNIAVPQLFGAVGVTVGASVFGHGWAAVATVTGVALLSGMISTIGAVASVSGLLLLLNCVIGAGLPLPGPWWLAPLLMTGGGLLVLALALLAWPLRSGVPERAAVAATYRSVANLLASAADPENYAETRFAVTQSFNQAYDLVLARRALAHGRNPELVRLLALLNALTPIAEAAPAAHQHGVPLPAAVPDAVRRLADAVATGSTDAGPLDLPAPEGPAARAVDHAVRHAADLVTSKNTDPHRGLDADRLGRPAVLRVRALRAARSVVLSGSSWRYGLRLAVCIGIAQVLVSTVPVPRSYWVALTITFVLKPDFGSVFSRAVLRALGTAVGLVLATVVLAEVPRGWWDVPVLMALAALIPALTPRGYGYQTAAITPAILLLSDTLNHQGIGLVLPRLLDSLMGCAIALVAGYLLWPESWHTRIGDRLADAVADTATYVERAFGASADPDVPAARARMRRRLYRDLSVIRSEFQRALTEPPPTGRLAAAWWPLVVAVERIVDATTAARVRVKQGAPPPGPAEVAQAAGQLRELAQGLRAADVLKGVRADFSEADRDGVLEPVRQEVAAARSIASPH
- the snpA gene encoding snapalysin, whose protein sequence is MKLSLRCASVAVGIGMAAGALATAAPASAAPAPVVAGYTHYAGSAEEAAANKAFFQAVLKSVAQKRAAHPHAASVTVTYDASGAPSFAQQIANSTSIWNSSVSNVKLQASSGGGDFAYYEGNDSRGSYASTDGHGSGYIFLDYAQNQQYDSTRVTAHETGHVLGLPDHYEGPCSELMSGGGPGPSCTNPYPDANEKSRVNQLWANGFAKAVKSLEKSATTG